Genomic window (Magnolia sinica isolate HGM2019 chromosome 6, MsV1, whole genome shotgun sequence):
ATCTACTTTGCAAAAAAACGCCTGTGATATCATATGTATCATTCATTATCTCGTACTGATCATCAGAGGAATGTTATTAATTTTGCTCTATTTAAAAATCTGCCTCGGTCCAACTGATTGTATCACAAGTTAATGTCCACCCACCATTAACTTCCAAACTATTaagtttatgtgaaatccagccCGTCCAATAGGGTTAGCCCATCATGATGATAaattaatacaaaaatcagccttatctaCTCATCATATGGGGCACACAATAAAAAACAATCTTTTACCATtgataaatagtaaaatataagtgtggcccactttattagTGGATACGGTAGATTTTTACAGAAGCTGATCCTTGTGTTAGGTCCAACCTATTTGACAGGTTAGATTTCACACATACATGAAAGGTTAGAGAGGGAGCGGAGTGAATAATGGTTagtggtggtgactcttcaaacaCACGCACAGtgatttttccttttgaattcgGGCCGCCAGCTATTTCAATTTTAACCATACATTTAAAAGGCATTAATTGAATGGCTAGGAATTCTCaaccaatgggacccacaattcaaATGGTCTGGATAAACGCAAGTCAGTACAAATATGCGAGGAagacgagtcaccaccatttattaAATGGTGCATCACTTACATAGGATTCTACCCAATGTTTCAGTTGTTCTCAAGACAGTACACCAAAGGAGAGCATATACTATCTCTCGATCTTCTTTTAGATAATCGACTCGACTATATCTATACACCAAAAAATGGTGTAGAGCTTGAAATCTGATATTCCTACAAGAAAGCAAAtgtaaaaatgtaaaaataaaaaataaaataaaatactcaCTTGCAGCAGCTGTTTGGCAAGGTCGATTGAAATGAGACCAGCACTGCAACCCATTCCACCAAGATTGTAACTTCTAATGTTGCCTCTAAGCTTGTAGTGATTCACAATCATAGCAGAAAGAGATGGTGTAGGATTGAAAAGGCTACAATTCACCACCAAAATCCCAATTTCCTTCGGATTTATGCCTGTCTTCTCTAAAAGCTGATCAACGGCTCCAAACATCACCATCTCCGCCTCCTTCCTCGCTTCCGCCATACATGGATTCGGCGGCACCGTCATGACTGCCTCAGGCAAATACGTCGACTGTCCCAATCCCGATCGTTCCAAGATCTTCTTCTGGAACCCCAAATTCTCCTCGGTGAAAGTTCCGGTCAGCCTAGACCGTTCGACGAAAATCTCACGCGTGCATTTACGGTCGTCACTGGGCTTATacaatgagaaattgactaagtagACAGCGCGCGGACGGGTCATGAAGTAAGCAGTAGCGAGGAAGACGAGAAGGGTAGAACAGAGGACTACTGTCACGAGATTGTATTGAAGGTGTTCCCAGAGCTCTTCGAGATCTTTGAGGGTGAGAGTAGAGAGTTGGGCGGAAACTAAGAAGAGGAAAGGAGTGAGAAAGAGGTACATGGCATGGGAGATGAGATAATGGTAACCAAGCTTCACATACTTTAGTTTTACAGAAATAAGGAAATTGGGGAGAGTGTTTTTTCTCTTGTTTTGAGAGATTTCGGTGGAAGAAGCTGTTTCCATTTCTGGGTTTTTCTTATCATCCGTCATACTCTATTTAGAAGAAAGAGGGAAAACGGTAGACACCCCAAATTAAAGAATGAAAGCTGAAGTAGCTTTTTCAATCTGAACGAAATTCAAAGAGAGTAATGAATTGAAGCCTAGTTTTAGAAATAGGGTAGAAAGTCTTATATGTATCAAAAGAAGGAGAGGATTAAAAGGGGTTTATTTTGTTGGGTGGTGGAGAtttggaaggaagaaagaaaacccaaatccaaTTTTGGATTTGGGCTTGTAAGAAAAGCACTGGaaaagatagaaagagagatggtttggaatggAGGAACATATGGGAGGAGAGAGTGAAGTGAAGGGCGCTTGGGAAGGGGGAAGATTGTTGGGATTTAAAAGGgcgtggagagagagaagatgcaACCACCCCAACGAACTGAAATTGAATAGACCGCGGGGCATTGAATTCGCCAGCCGGAGGATTCGCCGGCTTCGGACGCTGTCTCTAGCGTCTATATTTTTGACTTCTTTCTTGTAGGAATTTACAAGACAGCCACTGACTTTTCGCCGGCTGGAAGAGTGCTCTcgtaacggacgcggatttctggGAAAGACGTTCGCTGTAAGTTCACGCGGTtcatgcgcaaggatgctgggtgcggcccactgaaatgtatgtgagaaatccattccgtccatcccttttgaaGGATCATTTTAGAACGTTCGACAAAAAATAAGGTGggtaaaaaactcaagtgggttacaatagagggaaaattggggaaagaaattccgaccgttgaaaccttactgggcTCTACATTGATGTTGATAtgatatctacaccgtttataaggtcatttccattgGTATTAAGTGAAAACGTAAAcaatatagcctgatacaaaacttttagggcccgtttggccggtcggattggaagggactagatggtattggaagggattggaagttaaatcccgagattggccaagcgtgccaaacagagccggtgatctgatcccaatcccatggatcgtaagacaatccactggcaacgccatcattacctttaaattccatctaatccaccctaatccgctCAAATTTTCCAGTGACGTGTTTGGTTAAGGGAtttgaagggatgggaaggtttaatccggggattggccgggcgtgccaaacagactggtcATAGGAAtctagggatatagcaatcccatggatcttaagacaatccactgacaacccCATCATTACccagagatccaagccatccaccctaataccattcaatcccttctattccacccggccaaacgggcccttatggtcataagaatgatTCAACGGTTCTCAAtgaattcccaccgtttcctctcatgtggcccacttgactattgtatacaccttatttttggtcttttaagttctaaaatgagctcgaaaaacggatggacgggatggaattctcacaaacatcactttgggccccaccaggaacttcacttcctgtgaaaggctttagcaggaaatccgcgtccgcagcAGATGGTACGGAGGCCAGCATCAGTACTTACATGTGGTTTTTTTCATTAGTTTTTAACCATTCAGATGTTTGGAAAAAACATAGATTTGTCACCTACTGATAATCAAACTGATCGAATGATCCTTACCGTCAGATTGATGGACATTCTTTTGTTGAATTTTCACCGTTTGCTGCTTCTGCTTTTAGAGTGCATAGATGCCCATCAATCAACCATGTAGTATAATGCCTTCAATGTGAAGTTTGAAGTACAATCCATCTACGGTGGGTCCTACTATTTGAACGATTTGGATTTGAGgttcatgccacgtgtacggtgcgGTGAGGACGGGCGCCCTATtagagggagttatttgatactccggcagagagTGATGATTCGTGCACATGCACTGCAGAGTCCTATACACTTGGTTTAAGTCATCTTAAACGGTCCatatcggtgggacccactgtagatatGCAATGACCATGAAATCGGATTGATTCGATGAACGTCGCAGCTGATTAATGACCATTTATTTGTTTTCATTGACCATTTTTCATACTAAGCGTGAAAGGACGTCCACCAATCGGTCAGTGATCACTACATCAATCCATGTACGTTGATGACTCGTAGAAATTGGGCCCCACTTTTTGGTCGGTTTAGCTGggtcacgtgtacaatttctgagtgcatacGTGTGGACCTAGGTCTCCGTCTTACTGAAAATTGTAGTTCGCatatcaatggcccaccatgatgtttgtgagaaatccaacacaGATTATCCACTTTGCAGCTCAAGGAAGATTCAAACCCCAAGTGGGCCACGCAACAAGAAACAGTGAAGAATAAATTCCACCGTTCAAACATTTATTAGGCCACATGAGCtttagatcaggatgatatttttctttttttgtgtcgATCTAAGTGAGAAGGAACTTTAAAAAGGTTTGGACAGCTTATAAACATCTAGTGGACCCGGAAAGGTATCAACGGCAGGCGTTTCCCTCCCTACTTTTTTACGTCTGTCTGCCCACTTGAGTTGGATTTCTACAAATGTTACAGCAGGCCCCACCTTGCTGCCAAGGCAGATTAATGCCGTTCAAGGGTTAGGCATTGGCTAGCCAGCCAGCGAGACcaggtttgtgagaaatccacttcatccatttttatttttttttgccggCTAATATTAGGGCATGAAAagccggatccaaaactcaagtgagccactgTGAACGCCGGCAGGAAAATTTCCTCTAAAGGATGGGCCACTGAATGATCGAGTCAGATTGTGTGAAGGTTGCCTGAGTCCGAAcgatgaatatatacatgtggtgATAGATATAAAATTACTGTATGCGAGTCAGATTGTGTGAAGGTTGCCTGAGTCCGAAcgatgaatatatacatgtggtgATAGATATAAAATTACTGTATGCTTAGTTGATGCAGGCAATAGCATGTGAAGGCGGAGTTTTATTTAGATTCAATAAAATCTATAACTAAGACTTTCATATGTGAACCTAATATAGGGGTTGAGAAAAGAAGGTTACTGATTTTAATGCTGTGGTTGATAAGTGCAGTAGCATTTGAAGGCCAGACTTGAAGCTTATCTAGATCCAACGAAACCCATATCTAAGACCTCCATACTTGAATCCCACATATGGTTTGAGAGTAGAGGCTAATAATTATGCTTATATAATTCGTAATACCTCATGCAACTTAGTCATATTCATGTATTGATCGGGGTTGCCACTAGCCAAAATGAAGACTCTAGAATCTACAATCGATTAGAATCCGTTGAATTGATTAGAGATCGGGAAAATTGAAGAATTCTTGATTTGAGTGACTCTTGGATAGATATGTACTATGGATTTCAAGGGCCTATGTTACGGAAAAAGAAGATGTTGGGCACCCTTTTATTGCCCGTGTCAAACACAATTTATATTTTGCTAAGTTGTACACTTTCAAAGGAGATTCAAATAACTTTTAGTAAATACTAAGCCTTAAATGTCTAAACTATAAAACATAGACGAAAAGcggaaataaaatagtaaaaagggTTTTT
Coding sequences:
- the LOC131248931 gene encoding 3-ketoacyl-CoA synthase 11-like; this translates as MTDDKKNPEMETASSTEISQNKRKNTLPNFLISVKLKYVKLGYHYLISHAMYLFLTPFLFLVSAQLSTLTLKDLEELWEHLQYNLVTVVLCSTLLVFLATAYFMTRPRAVYLVNFSLYKPSDDRKCTREIFVERSRLTGTFTEENLGFQKKILERSGLGQSTYLPEAVMTVPPNPCMAEARKEAEMVMFGAVDQLLEKTGINPKEIGILVVNCSLFNPTPSLSAMIVNHYKLRGNIRSYNLGGMGCSAGLISIDLAKQLLQVHPNSYALVVSMENITLNWYFGNNRSMLVSNCLFRMGGAAILLSNRRSDRRRSKYQLIHTVRTHKGSDDRAFNCVFQEEDDKGKVGVSLSKDLMAVAGEALKTNITTLGPLVLPMSEQLLFFVTLVARKAFKMKIKPYIPDFKLAFEHFCIHAGGRAVLDELEKNLDLSDWHMEPSRMTLYRFGNTSSSSLWYELSYSESKGRVRKGDRMWQIAFGSGFKCNSAVWRALRTIDPAKEKNPWMDEINEFPVHVPKVATIAT